In the Nocardia asteroides genome, CGCGACCGTCGCCGCCGGACGCTGGATCGTCGGCAGCCCGAGCCCGACCGACGCCTTGCGACCCTTCCGCGAATGATCCTTGTCCGGCTTGGGCAGCGACCCCGCCAGCTCGAGCTCAGCGTTCCCGCGCACGCACTCCGGATCCGGCCCGTCCAGCGGCAGCCCGGTGAAGAACTTCGCCGCCATGCACCCGCCCTTGCAGGAGTCGTAGGCCGAGCAGGAGACGCAGGCCCCGCCGGTCTGCGGCTCGCGCAGCCGGGTGAAGAGCTCGGAGCGGCGCCAGACGGATTCGAACCCGCCCGGGTCGCGCACGTTCCCGGCCAGGAATTCGTCGTGGATGGCGAACGGGCAGGCGTACACGTCGCCGACCGGGTCGATCAGGCACACCACCCGGCCCGCGCCGCACAGGTTCAGCCCGGGCAGCGGGGTGGAGCCGAGCGCGTTCAGGTGGAAGAACGAGTCGCCGGTGAGCACCTTCTCGCCGTTGGCGATCAGCCAGTCGTAGATCGCCAGCTGCTGGTCGGTGGTCGGGTGCAGCTCCGGCCAGACGTCCGCGCCGCGCCCGGAGGGCCGCAGCCGGGTGATCCGCAGCTGCGCGCCGAACCGGTCGGCGATGGCCTTGAAGTCGTCGAGCTGGGCGACGTTGTGCCGCGTCATCACGACCGAGATCTTGAAGTTCTCGAACCCGGCGTCGGCCAGGTTGCCCATGGCCCGGTAGGCCATGTCGAACGAGCCGGGCCCGCGTACCGCGTCGTTGACCTCGGCGGTCGCGCCGTCCATGGAGATCTGCACGTCGACGTAGTCGCTCGCCGCGAGCTGCTTGGCCCGCGCCGCGTTCAGCCGCACCCCGTTGGTGGAGAACTTCACGCCGACGCCGTGGTCGACGGAGTAGTCGAGCAGCTCCCAGAAGTCGGGCCGCACGGTGGGCTCGCCGCCGCCCATGTTGACGTAGAAGACCTGCATGCGCTGCAGCTCGTCGATCACGGCCTTGCACTCGGCGGTGCTCAGCTCGCGCGGATCGCGCCTGCCGGAGGAGGAGAGGCAGTGCTCGCAGGCGAGGTTGCAGGCGTAGGTCAGCTCCCAGGTGAGGCAGATGGGGGCGTCCAGGCCGTGTTCGAAGTGCTCGACGAGTTTCATGGTCGCTCCTGGATGGTCCCGGCGTCGGCGAGGCCCGCGAGCGCTCGCAAGTAGTGGTCGTGCGAGGGGACGGGCACGCCCGCCGCGGTGAGCGCGCTGTTCGCGTCGGGTTGCTCCGCGAGCGCGCGCACCACCGCCACCAGCAGTGGCGTCTTCAGGAACGAGAGCCTGCGGGTGCCGTAGTCGTAGAGCAGCGCCCCGAACGGCTCGGGCCGCACCGACACCGAGGGTGCCAGTGCGTAGGCCCGGGCCGGATCGAACGGCGGACGGTCAGTAGACACCGCACATGCCATCGATCGAGACCTCCTCGACCAGCACGTCCTCCTCGACGAGGGATTCGGTCTTCGTGTCCTCGGTCATCTGCGTCACCTTCCTGTATGGCTGTGATCACGAGCATAATGTCAGTTCGTGTCGAAAAGGAAGAAATGGCACGAGAATGTAATTTCCGAAGGTGCATTACACTGCTCTCGAACCGATGGAGGTGCGCGATGACGGAGTCGTCGGTGCGGCGCATGCTGGCTGTCTTCGACGTCGAGCCCGCCGGTCCCGGCCGCTTCGCGGGGACCAGCGACGGGGGCTCGCGGCGGGTGGTCGACGGCACCCAGTTGCTCGCGCAATCGCTGGTCGCGGCCGCGAAGACCTTCGAGGACAAGGTGATCCGCTCCGCGCACGCCACCTTCTCGCGCGCGGTCGATCCGGAGCGGCCGGTGGAGTTCGTGGTCGAGCAGACGCACCGCGGCCGCTCGATGGCGAGTGCGGTGGTCGGGGTGGAGCAGGGCGGGCGGCGCTGCGCCACGGTCTCGGTGCTGGCCGACACCCCGACGGACGACGTCGTCCGGCACCACGTGCCGCGCCCCGAGGTACCCGGCCCGGCGGCCGCGGTCTCCGTCGACATGCCGCTGACCGGCCGCGACCTGCGGATCGTCGGGGTGGCCGACGTGAACGACCCGGACGAGGTCGGCCCGCCGGAGCTGCACGCCTGGCTGCGCTACGACCCGATCCCGGACCGCGACGACCTGGCCAAGGCGCTGCTCGCGCACTTCACCGGGCACCTCTCGGTCTCCGCCACGCTGCGCGCGCACCCCGGCGTCGGCACCGCCCAGGCGCACCACACGATCTCCACCGCGCCGATGACGGTGGCGGTGCGCTTCCACGAGCCTGCCGGGTGGGACGGGTGGCTACTGTATTCGCACGAGAGCATCCAGGTCGGCGCGGGCATGTCCTGCGTGCGCGGGCTGGTGCACACCGAGGACGGGCGGCTGATCGCCTCCTTCACCCAGGAGGCGATGATCCGCCCGCTGCGCGGGGACGACACCGCCATCCCGGCGGAGGCCCGGCTGTGAGAAGGGATTTGCGGTGACCGATCACCCCGGCTTTCTGACCCGCCCCGACTACCGGGTCGACATCCACCTCCGGCGCAACCTGATCACCGTGCACCACGGCGAGGTGCTGGTCGCCGAGAGCATCCGCGCGCTGCTGGTGGACGAGCAGGACCACGGTCTGGTCTTCTACCTGCCGCGCGCCGACGTCCGGGTGCAGCTGGCGGCCGACGAGTCGCGCGCGAGCAGCTGCCCCTTCAAGGGCGCCGCGACCTACTGGCGCTTCGACGGCGACGGCGGCGAGGCGGTGGTCTGGAGCTACGAGGACCCGGCGCCGCAGGTGGCGCTGCTGCGCGGGCACGTCGCCTTCTACCAGGACCGGGTGACGCTGCGGGTCGGGGTGGCGACCCCGGCGGTCAGCGGCAGGG is a window encoding:
- the mftB gene encoding mycofactocin biosynthesis chaperone MftB (MftB, a small protein, is a peptide chaperone that assists the radical SAM enzyme MftC in performing two modifications to the C-terminal Val-Tyr dipeptide of the mycofactocin precursor peptide, MftA. MftB's role is analogous to the role of PqqD in the biosynthesis of PQQ, a cofactor that derives entirely from a Tyr and a Glu in the precursor PqqA.), with the protein product MACAVSTDRPPFDPARAYALAPSVSVRPEPFGALLYDYGTRRLSFLKTPLLVAVVRALAEQPDANSALTAAGVPVPSHDHYLRALAGLADAGTIQERP
- a CDS encoding acyl-CoA thioesterase, which gives rise to MTESSVRRMLAVFDVEPAGPGRFAGTSDGGSRRVVDGTQLLAQSLVAAAKTFEDKVIRSAHATFSRAVDPERPVEFVVEQTHRGRSMASAVVGVEQGGRRCATVSVLADTPTDDVVRHHVPRPEVPGPAAAVSVDMPLTGRDLRIVGVADVNDPDEVGPPELHAWLRYDPIPDRDDLAKALLAHFTGHLSVSATLRAHPGVGTAQAHHTISTAPMTVAVRFHEPAGWDGWLLYSHESIQVGAGMSCVRGLVHTEDGRLIASFTQEAMIRPLRGDDTAIPAEARL
- the mftA gene encoding mycofactocin precursor MftA (Mycofactocin is a small molecule electron carrier derived from the final two amino acids, Val-Tyr, of MftA, the mycofactocin precursor. It plays a role in redox homeostasis and the metabolism of alcohols and aldehydes in Actinobacteria, including Mycobacterium tuberculosis.), translating into MTEDTKTESLVEEDVLVEEVSIDGMCGVY
- a CDS encoding DUF427 domain-containing protein; the encoded protein is MTDHPGFLTRPDYRVDIHLRRNLITVHHGEVLVAESIRALLVDEQDHGLVFYLPRADVRVQLAADESRASSCPFKGAATYWRFDGDGGEAVVWSYEDPAPQVALLRGHVAFYQDRVTLRVGVATPAVSGRD
- the mftC gene encoding mycofactocin radical SAM maturase (MftC is a radical SAM/SPASM enzyme that catalyzes the first two steps in biosynthesis of the electron carrier mycofactocin from the terminal Val-Tyr dipeptide of the precursor peptide MftA.) produces the protein MKLVEHFEHGLDAPICLTWELTYACNLACEHCLSSSGRRDPRELSTAECKAVIDELQRMQVFYVNMGGGEPTVRPDFWELLDYSVDHGVGVKFSTNGVRLNAARAKQLAASDYVDVQISMDGATAEVNDAVRGPGSFDMAYRAMGNLADAGFENFKISVVMTRHNVAQLDDFKAIADRFGAQLRITRLRPSGRGADVWPELHPTTDQQLAIYDWLIANGEKVLTGDSFFHLNALGSTPLPGLNLCGAGRVVCLIDPVGDVYACPFAIHDEFLAGNVRDPGGFESVWRRSELFTRLREPQTGGACVSCSAYDSCKGGCMAAKFFTGLPLDGPDPECVRGNAELELAGSLPKPDKDHSRKGRKASVGLGLPTIQRPAATVAGKACDTSPLAGLGR